AACAGGTCAGCCGTTATTTTGGGAAGTGCTACACTAGTCGATATCCCAGAAAGATGAGGTTACTCACAGACTGGATGGTTGTGCTTGCTGCTGTAATGGCGCTTGATGCGAAGCTGGAGCCGCTTCGCAATCTTTCGATCCCTCGTCCGGACGTACGTACAAAAGGAAGAGTGTGACCGTAGCGAAAGTGGCTGCGTTGACCGGAAAAGCCCGTAAAAGAGTGGAAGTAAGTCCACGTGTAAAAACCCGCCAACCTTCGCGTTGGATGCTCTTCCTCGTGCAGTCCATGATGCTGCTGTACTGGTACTTTCCACCGACCCCGTCGGCTTGGAGTCGGGATTTAATCACGTCCACAGGATACGTCGAAAGCCAAGACGCGATTCCCGACATGCCTCCGGCAAACAGCAGTTTGGGAATCATGTACGGATCCTCCGGCTCGCATCCCAGTGAACGCGTCAGGAGGTCATACGCGAGGAAATAAACGCCAAATCCCGGCGTCTCTCGGATGAGAGTCGTAACCATTCCCCGGTTGACTCCTCGCAAACCTTCACGCTGGTAAATGCGAGTCAGGCAGTCCAGCGAGTTTTTGTAGACCTTCCGAGAGGACGACTTCTTCTCGCCCGTTCCTTGCAACTGCATTCGGGTCTTGGCCAGTTCCATCGGGCAGCAGATCACACACTGGATGGCGCCGGCCGCCGCTCCGGCTAGGAACTGGTTCATGGGCGTATCCTCGCCCAACCTGCGCATGGTGTTGCCCTGAACACCAAAGACGATGGCGTTGATGAACGTCAGGCCCATCATGGGCGACCCAATGCCTTTATAAAGACCAAGCATCTGCGGAGAAGGTAAAAGAAAGGGATCCAAGGTGCatttgtttacatgcatgcatatgtGACCATTGCgtacaaaagcagtcataagtagcacaggtatatttgtagcaatatccaacaatgcattgcatgggtcaaaattatcgatttttcttttatgccaaaaaagaTGTTTAGAAGATGGAAGaagttttgtaaatttcctaccataaatatatcaaaacttaatttttgattagtaatatgcattgttaagaacttaatttgaacaaatttaaagatgattttctcaatatttagattttttttgcaccctcagattccagattttcaaatagttgtatctcagacaaatattgtcctcctaacaaaccacacatcaatggagagattatttattcagctttcagaagatgtataaatctcaatttaaaaaaaatttacgaCTGtgtcttatgactggttttgaggtccagggtcacatatgcacaGATATCAAAGGAAGCACCAGAGGAGTTAAGTATTTGAATAATTGTTTATCTATTTATCATTTTATGCCAtatcagcatttaaaaataaagactatATTTGGGCAATTGAGAATATTACAATGCATAAGTCTTAACAACTATACTTCAATGAATTATATGcaatgatttaataatattttacaaacaagctataaaaaaagtaattaataatatataatatatttaaatcaaaataacatcaaatataaaatgactaaaatattcaaagtaattattatagtataatacatttaaatcaataatgttattattgtaaaatattatttgattagtattgtcttttaatgtcatttggatcaggaaaaataaaaaatactatttttatttttatgtaattgagAAATGAGTAAAACTAGTGatgaatattaatacaaatatttgtaaactTATTACATTAGcatactgtattaaaataaacaactaaataaattcaaatgtgtgtaattgtatttttttttatataaatagagGTCATACTTTAgtaggattcatatttaaaaatgaatgtgaacaacctttaaaaaaaaactattttgttgaaatgtttaCATTGACTAGCAGAGTGCAATCAAGTCGGTcaaataagctaaataaataaataaataaatatcaattacATACAAtcttaaattttgatatattttccaAGGAGAAACTtttattaacccccccccccccaaaaaaagtaaattattcttTTCAATAAATATACAATGGTAAGTCTTGTGTATGTGGTATTAGTACTTCAGTACtacattaatgtattattttgaagtgtatatatatatataatataatttttttttttttgcatcaaaaagattaaaaagaaaatctcaACTGCCTCTAATTGCTTTCCTCTTTAAATACTTAAGtgcaattaaatgttttgctttagctGATGTATCTTTTGTGtagttatttagaatttatttttgaattgagTAAAATGCTTGACATATTTTCTGTACTTAAACTGAATTACAGTTCCTCAGTACTTTTGCCACTCTTGGCCACACTTACACCGCAACTGAATGTGACCCAGATTGCAAGTTTTTCCCATGACACAGATCTGGTTTTCGGTGTAAGTGtgaacagccaaaaaaaaaaaaattttttttaattagtaatatggaACTCTTTATTTCactaaagaataaatattttaaaatgtagcttaatagtattaataaagtgcaaaataaatatcaattgaaataaatatttataaaagtgttTGTGAGTGCAGGTGTAGTTAAAACCACTGAAGTTTCCACTCACTGACTCTTGACGTATGATGGACTGGAAACAGTGAAAAGTCCCTCGGTAAAGCGGTTTATCCACACTCTGGACCTGAAGACGAACCTACAGGAGACACAACCTGATTATTACAAACCCCTGAAAACAAGAGCTTGTTCTTCAGAGTTTCTTTTGAACATGGAAACAGATGAAACACCGCTGTGGTCTGGTGGCTGAAGACCAGCGCTGGTTGCAGCCTAGTTTTAAACCTTGCAAGAAGAGATCCAATAACACATTTACAGTAATTCACTTCGAACAAAGCcaactataaaaatgtatatacctgtaaaaaaaaagaagaaaaaaaatgcaccttaaaatataaacaataaaaaaaacaatggcatattattaataattttcaattGAGTTATGTAAAGTAGGgcctaaatataacaaaatagataaaataaacaaaagaaccAAACATGCAAGTGACAAAAAGATtactttgtttgtgttgttttacattttttacatccgtattattaattcaaatcagaaaattaattaaataaatgtacatgtgatgcattaaataaacagttaaatgcaaaaattatttaaaaataaataaattaaattatcaatCATTCACcctcaatttgttttatttagtaagcaatgttttttttttttttttagttgaaacaCAAGCTACTAAAATAATTAGCTAACTTTAAATATAGAGTATAAAATATAGGCGCAAAATCTTTAGAATCAAACTATgagtgattatttttaattatttattttacctgaACAGATAAAttcacactaaataaaaaataaattaaaaaatacaattgtaatGAAAAACGGCCACATTCAAAAATTatactgaaaattaaattatacttaattattaaaGCAACTTACCaatttattgtgtattgtgtgtactatatatatatatatataatatatatatatacacaaacatgtgtagtaaaaatatgtttttattaaaaattatataaatataatagaaaaaaatgataCAAACATAAATGAACAGTTAGTTGCACcactacttttagttagttaccCTGTGAGCAGAGAGTGAGTATGATGTGCTCTCACAAACTGATTTATTTAGCAACAGAAGTCATTTTTAAGTCATAGGGTTCAGCGTGAAATGGATAGGATGGAGTAAAGTGTCACGACAGAAACAAGCTCCCTGCGTTAAACATCAGCCAAAAATAGCAATGATAAgtgtttgcttgcttgttttaAGAGAGTTCCTAAGAAATCAACAGCCGGTTCAGATGACAGATTTGCTCAACCTACGTGCAGCGAAAGCACTCGCACTCGAACAACACGAGTTGATGATTACTAACCTTAACCGTGTCGAAAGGATGTCCGACGAGGACCCCGGCAGCACCTGCACAGAAAAGAGAAATATGAGTTTGAGCTTACATCTCGCAAACTGAAACcttctgcttaatttttttaaaaaattttaaaaaatcatctcGCTAAAaaacaattctgagtttataatttttttctcggAAAACATCTTGCAAACAATTCCGATTATTTTTCTCTGCAAAAGTTTCTCGCAAACCTGAAAACATCTCGATTTTTTCTGAAAACATCTTGCAAAAcaattccaatattttttttctgaaatcatcTCGCAaacaattctgatattttttttctgaaatcatcTCGCAAACAATTCcgatatttttttctgaaatagtgTATTATgagtttatgatattttttttctgaaaacatctCGCAAACAATTCCGATATTTTTCTCTGAAATCATCTCGCAAACAATTccgatattttttttctgaaaacatctCGCAAAAACTGAATTCTGAAATCATCTCGCaaattccaatattttttttctgaaatcatcaaacaatttccaatattttttttctgaaatcatcTCGCAAAcaattccaatatttttttctgaaatcatcTCGCAaacaattctgatattttttttctgaaatcatcTCGCAAACAATTccgatattttttttctgaaaacatctCGCAaacaattctgatattttttttctgaaatcatcTCGCAAACAATTccgatattttttttctgaaatcatcTCGCAAACAATTccgatattttttttctgaaatcatcTCGCGAACAATTccgatattttttttctgaaatcatcTCGCAAACAATTccgatattttttttctgaaatcatcTCGCAaacaattctgatatttttttttctgaaaacatctCGCAaacaattctgatatttttttctgaaatcatcTCGCAAACAATTCCGATATTTTTCTCTGAAATCATCTCGCAAACAATTCCGATATTTTTCTCTGAAATCATCTCGCAaacaattctgatattttttttctgaaatcatcTCGCAAACAATTCCGATATTTTTCTCTGAAATCATCTCGTAAACAATTTCTGAAATCATCTCGCAAACAAttccgatatttttttttttgaaatcatcCTCGCAAAcaattccaatattttttttctgaaatcatcTCGTAAAAACTGACATTCCtcgaaaacattttttttctgatcttcAAACAATTccgatattttttttctgaaatcatcTCGTAAACAATTCTGACCACATTTAGCACTGAATTTTGCATAAAACTGTTATAAGCACAGCTGTAAATTGTAGGATCTTAAGTGTTTTATTTCCATCTGGTTGGATTTAGCACAACAACACAGTCAGTCATTGGCTGGCATGCAGTCACTGAAAGATGCTAATGTAGGACTGGAAATCTCACAGGAGATATATCTCAGTATCTCACAGAGTATTACATATCAGCAGTTACTGCTCCATGCCCATGAGACCAATGACAAATCCACATGTGCTCGGGCTGATGGGAGTCAGTCTGGACCGAAGGCGTTGGTCCATCCAGACCAATCAAAACGAGTCCTTCACTACAGACTCAAGTTGTCAGATGGTGCCAAGAGCTGACTTCAGATCACAGTGATGTTatgtaaaaccaaaaaacacatgctgtacatacagtaaggctACAGAACAGGGCTGGGTgacacagtactgtatatttgcTGCTGATACAAAAACTAGGCtaaacttgattaaaaaaaaaaatgtaattctgagaGTCTTCAGAGAGATGTTTTAATAGTCAGTAAGTTTGATTAGTGTTGCATGGTTTTACAAATCGGTGcacataaaaacagtaaatattccTTGTGATAAAAAGGGCAAGAAAAACATGCCTTGAATGTTTAAAtagactgattgtttttttttttgcagctttcTTTTTGCATCattgtgtaaatttttttaacaaatattctgtggcatgttttatatgttaaaaataaactaaaatatttttcatcattaaatataattattacttGTGTTGCTCATTTAGTGAAAATGGCATGAAAAACATGccttgattgtttattttttatatactgatttaaacaaattatatttttaaccaaacatgtcttttataattatcatctttaatatcatatatatatatatatatatatatatatatatatatatatatatatatatatagtatgcaaaTAGTTAtcattgcttatatatatattatatatatattaacacaagcatttatttaattaatttctgagtgtatgtgtatacactcactgtaataaacaactagtaaataaataagatatatacacacatattagtatgttttttttatgcatattagtATAAGTTGGAAAAATACTTTTCAGCTATATTTCAGCtcttgttacttaaaaaaaaaaatacaagccacaatctaattattcatttataaacttAGGGAAAATGGTGCTCAGGGCTCATAATGACACCTGTTATCCAGCTTTTATGAAGCACTGTGTCTGTAATATGAAACATGAGCCGGCAGGAGCTTTGAGAGACGTGGCCCGTCCCGCGGCTGGGATTGGCTCCCGCAGGGGTGTGTGGGACGCCTATGCATTCGACGGGACGTGGACAGGCGTTTGGGAGGGGGTTATTCTGGGCTCTTCCAGGAAACACATTCCACAGCAGCTCATGCATGACTGATATTCACACAAAAGAACAGGACGACTTCAAGGAGGCTTGTAGGTTACATATTCAATTAAAGTCAATCATAATGAATCAGTCAGTATTTCTAACCTATATCATATTCAAACAATCTGCAAGTGGATCTGAATGCGTTTGTTTAGTAGCCTGAAGGCCTGAACCAATATTCAGATTTGCTCATCAATGGTTGATTCTTAACTTTCACCTTTTCCTCTCATGTTGGTTACCGACTCCGTGACTAAATCTCTTCAGTTAAGTGCTTATTTGTGACTATAATGTATTTGCATTAGAATAGAATTTATaatgaatgctgaataaataacaaaaagtaaacaGTACCTTTTCAAATTAGTTGCACCATAAATAAAGTACATACTGTTAGAAACAACCTAAAAGGTGCTTTGGCTCAAAATGATATGATTTCTATGTAAGCTTGTTTCTAGCacaggttaaaataataaaacacgtAAATTACTATTTAACTCATAATTTGTGCTTTTGtctttgcaattctgagaaaacaaaTGCAAGAATTCCGACATATCAGAATTACAAGATAGAAATGTGAAAtttgagaagaaaagtcagaattgtttgaCATAAACACAACTGTGAGAATTGTGTGATAAAAATGTGcgtttacctttttatttatttatttattttaaaaacaaaatttgagatctttatgagattaaaaaaaataggaattTTGTTGCAGAAGCAAGCTTCCACAGTTTTCACCACAAAGAAAAACGGTGACATTGTAACCACATTTAGAACGTCCATCACTCAGCAGCAGTGCATCAGTGTAACATTCCACACTTCAAAGGCGGCAGAGCGGAATTCCATCACGTGACTCAACCATCTCAACATAGTTCAATAACAATACACTGAATCACATTTATAGAAAAACCAACAGCTGAAGAGAAGTTACAGAAAATACAGCAactgagatagatagatagatagatagatagatagatagatagatagatagatagattacagctcaataaacacaaaaatcacGTGAGCTTCCTGTTCCAACTGAGTAATTACATCTACGAACTTCATCATAAACTCCACACATATGAGAATGAGTAATTAGCGCACTCCAGCAGAGTCTGAATGTAAACGGAACGACCTATACTGATGTAACGTTAGGGGTTAGACCCTCTTAACCAGCTTAACTAAGTCCTAATCTAGCAGACAGGAGGAATTTACTGTACTCTACTGTACTAACGTTATGCCTTACCTCCTATGCATCCAGCAAGGAAGTCCATCACTGCTTCAAGCTGAGAGAAGCAAGCAAGCGTTGCTTCAGATGAGCTGGGTTTTAGTCGCGCTGCTTGgttggttagttagttagttagttagttagttagctcCTCAGGCCTGAAATGCCTGTGATAAATCTTGAGGCTCAGTGGAGGTTCTCTGCGCCAACTGTAAGTCACTAATCGCGTCGTAGTGGAAAATTTCACCTACTAGCTTGTCTAGCACCTGCTGGGTTTACTGTCTATTTGTGTAGCGGCTTCTGGACGGATGGGTGTCGGTGAGgaggtgtgtgtgcgcgcgccCAATCGCGATCCGCGGATTTTGTTCCTGCTTTTGGTGTCATACGCGTTTGAACGCTTTTCCTGGTTCGGAATGTTACTATGACAATGGCGGCGGGGCTTCGCTATTGGACGGTTATCGAGGACGTCATCGTTAGGCGTTTTAATATTCAGTAGCCAAGCCAAGCCATTGGAGCTTGGGTTCGTTAATATTCATGACGTGCCTTTGCCGTAGTAGCGCTCGCGCCAGAGAGTCCGAATCGTTGGGGTGAATCGGTTCGTTCGGATCGGacgatttattttagtttttactcaacaaaattgttattttagatagatagacagacataacatttatattaaagagTTGCAAGaataacttaaacatttaaacacaacattgGATGAACAACATAAATAGACAATAAAGGATAAGGTGGGTAAGggacaaaagaataaaacaagaaaaagtgcagaGGTAGTAAATCAGTTTAGCTTACGTAACATTCAACAAATTTGACACTCTTTTTGTTGTTCATATTTTTTAGTGTCATGATAGCTAAATTCACaaagaaaattatgtaatttgggTAATGCTGaggaaaatttacatttatataataggATTATTTGCtaaccaaataaatacattttactaggTATTATGTTATGTGTATATGAGAAAATAGCATAATATATCACACATAGTTAAATCAAATCTAAACTGGATTTTGAAGCAAGGAATTTTGGTCAGTCAGAGCAAGGGGgaatttgaagaaaaataataataataaaaaaaactcaataaacaaaaacTCGGCTCTCTTGCTTGTGCTGTGTGACGTGGCGTCCTGCTCCActacaaatgattcatttaaattatgtGTGAATATTTCTAACCTTGTAAATTACATTAGTTACACAGTAACCATAGTTACATAGAACTAATGTATAGTAAAATTATCCCTATTACCGCTGTTGTCGCTATATTTTCAAGATTAATGTTCTCTTAACTAGCGCGCTTCGTTCAGTGAATCGCGAGTCGACTCGACCGAATCTCTCGAAAGGAATCGGGTCAAAAAAGATTCATCGCACTCGTCATTTCTCTTCCGCGTTGCATCAGCGTGCTGATGCTGTAACGCGTGCGCGGAAAAATTCACTCGGTCTGTCATCGATTAAATAAAGCTTTCTTCATCAAATGCGCAACTGATCGCCTGTCTTGAGCTTGTAGAgatataacaattttatttaaagttttaaagtcaCATTAGAGACGATCAGATAAAGGCACATCGTGTGTTATGCACGCACCGGTGTCAATAAAAATCAAGTTGTTAATTATTGCTTTTAAATAAGAGCATGCATAAACAAGTTGGTGCAGTTGCAGAGGAGCCACGTGGGAAATGAGGGACAGTTACAAAAGCACTACCGCAGATCAGAAACACCTACAACCTTGACTGAGCACGACAGCGCTGCGTTATGCAATTACTTTTCAGATTCTATAATAGGCTAATAATGCCATGAGGGTTTAGAATGACTAGACGGGACGATGCATTTCGCAGACTTCTTTGCAGGATCGTTTGGAGGTACAGTACAAAGTCGTTGTTTGTCTGGTTCAGTTCTCTGATATAAGTCGAATGAGTGCTGTAGCGTGTTGTGTGTACGCAGTGCCCTGGATATGGACAGTGTGCAATGGTAGCaccttttttttgcataaaaacaaaTTAGTGCACTCAAGGAAGCATTTTGTTTGTTCCcacggagagagagaaaaataaaattatataaaacttgTAATAGTCCATTTTAGTTGAAAATGAAACCGAATTAATAAATAGAAGGCAcgaggcatatatatatatatatatatatatatatagatatatatatatacacacactgtatatacatacatatataattattatattataataacaataattgtaatctaaaaactattcctttaatgcaataATATATGGTATTCATAGGCACAccttgtgttgaaaaaaaaaacatttaaattggaaattaaaaatataaattaatgggAAATACAAATGcgtaaataaaacaagaatttatACAAgtataaaaaatgacatttaaataagaaaaattgtttaattaaaaataaataaaaaaacaaaacaaagaattgTAAACTGTTCTCTTGATTTAAATGCAGCAATAATAGATCTCCATGAGGCATGACCAACATTTATATCATCCTATGACCAACATTTTATAAACAAGACATTTGAACATCTtcacacaaaacatttctgtattttggaCACATTCTATGATTTGTCCACTACGCAAACCTTTGGAGACTTTTAGGGCACATACATAAAACCCACAgctatattcataaaataataacaaaatttatgcaaacaacatttttacagtgtttcccAGCTCTGTTCCTGGAAGCAAACAAACTGCACACATTTAAAGCGTGTTTTGAGTTCTTATGAGTCTACtaatttcttctact
The sequence above is drawn from the Cyprinus carpio isolate SPL01 chromosome B20, ASM1834038v1, whole genome shotgun sequence genome and encodes:
- the slc25a29 gene encoding mitochondrial basic amino acids transporter isoform X1 produces the protein MDFLAGCIGGAAGVLVGHPFDTVKVRLQVQSVDKPLYRGTFHCFQSIIRQESMLGLYKGIGSPMMGLTFINAIVFGVQGNTMRRLGEDTPMNQFLAGAAAGAIQCVICCPMELAKTRMQLQGTGEKKSSSRKVYKNSLDCLTRIYQREGLRGVNRGMVTTLIRETPGFGVYFLAYDLLTRSLGCEPEDPYMIPKLLFAGGMSGIASWLSTYPVDVIKSRLQADGVGGKYQYSSIMDCTRKSIQREGWRVFTRGLTSTLLRAFPVNAATFATVTLFLLYVRPDEGSKDCEAAPASHQAPLQQQAQPSSL
- the slc25a29 gene encoding mitochondrial basic amino acids transporter isoform X2 → MLGLYKGIGSPMMGLTFINAIVFGVQGNTMRRLGEDTPMNQFLAGAAAGAIQCVICCPMELAKTRMQLQGTGEKKSSSRKVYKNSLDCLTRIYQREGLRGVNRGMVTTLIRETPGFGVYFLAYDLLTRSLGCEPEDPYMIPKLLFAGGMSGIASWLSTYPVDVIKSRLQADGVGGKYQYSSIMDCTRKSIQREGWRVFTRGLTSTLLRAFPVNAATFATVTLFLLYVRPDEGSKDCEAAPASHQAPLQQQAQPSSL